In one Acetobacter sp. genomic region, the following are encoded:
- a CDS encoding catalase family peroxidase, with protein MATKPVVPPASVLRWFGVVAGPAVLLSGFLWAGGWLPPHHLTQKDMLDALRAVDGVHPGFRRNHAKGVCVTGWFEGNGHASDLSSAPVLSGGRVPVSGRFALAGGMPFQPDAPAKVRSMALRLVAPDGQEWRMGMNDIPVFPVRTPQEFHDLQLAARPEKTTGKPDPLRIQAFRDGHPWLKSPLEQIAHRSLTSGFADDTYRSLDSFLFVDNRGTKTAVRWAMVPVQTTTPPEGHADDHNYLFHRLIEDIHARPLQWHLMVTVAGSHDPVADPSQAWAAEDRQVDAGLLTLNTVESEEDGACTGITFDPLVLPAGIAPSADPILQARSGTYMRSFSLRSGEKAPVPAITPAMTMAAIDREEKAP; from the coding sequence ATGGCGACAAAGCCTGTCGTGCCGCCAGCCTCTGTCCTGCGCTGGTTCGGCGTGGTCGCTGGCCCTGCCGTTCTGTTGTCGGGGTTTTTATGGGCGGGCGGATGGCTGCCGCCCCATCATCTGACACAGAAAGACATGCTGGATGCCCTGCGGGCGGTGGATGGAGTGCATCCGGGCTTTCGTCGCAATCACGCGAAAGGCGTCTGTGTGACGGGCTGGTTCGAAGGGAACGGCCATGCGTCCGATCTCTCGTCAGCCCCAGTTCTGTCCGGGGGGCGTGTTCCTGTCTCCGGACGTTTCGCCCTTGCTGGCGGGATGCCTTTTCAGCCTGACGCGCCTGCAAAAGTCCGGAGCATGGCGCTCCGTCTTGTCGCCCCTGATGGACAGGAATGGCGGATGGGCATGAACGATATTCCTGTCTTTCCCGTTCGGACACCTCAGGAGTTCCATGATCTTCAACTGGCCGCACGACCGGAGAAAACCACCGGAAAGCCCGATCCGTTGCGTATACAGGCCTTTCGTGATGGACATCCCTGGCTGAAATCTCCTCTGGAGCAGATCGCTCACCGCTCACTGACTTCAGGGTTTGCCGACGATACCTACCGCAGTCTCGACAGCTTTCTGTTCGTGGACAATCGCGGCACAAAAACGGCGGTCCGCTGGGCAATGGTTCCCGTTCAGACCACGACGCCTCCCGAGGGTCATGCGGACGATCACAATTATCTCTTTCACCGCCTGATCGAAGACATCCATGCCCGACCGCTGCAATGGCATCTGATGGTGACAGTTGCGGGCAGTCACGATCCCGTCGCTGATCCCAGTCAGGCGTGGGCCGCAGAAGACAGGCAGGTTGACGCTGGCCTGCTGACGCTGAACACCGTTGAGAGTGAAGAAGACGGCGCCTGCACCGGGATCACGTTCGATCCTCTCGTTCTGCCTGCGGGCATTGCGCCTTCCGCTGACCCGATACTTCAGGCGCGCTCGGGAACCTACATGCGGTCATTCTCCCTGCGCTCCGGTGAGAAGGCGCCCGTTCCTGCGATTACCCCCGCCATGACGATGGCAGCCATCGACCGTGAAGAGAAAGCGCCATGA
- a CDS encoding TonB-dependent receptor gives MTVKAAPRLLLLLLASCSLVPMSLAAEAQVSTPAANDRPAEAKKGVQADKTENIVIRAARRNRMEVTSGGQLGALGTKKGLDVPFNIRSYNSSLILNQQSQTLGQVLENDPSVRTTMGYGNFSEMFVIRGFPVNGDDISVDGLYGVVPRQLVSPQLYDQVQVLNGASAFLNGAAPSGSSIGGNINLMFKKAENTDLNRVTGDYTSNGQGGGAVDFSRRFGQDKAFGFRLNAAGMDGQTSIDHERRHDAVVGGTFDWHDDKTRIDLNMAYQNQNVQQGRGGVLLGSGVTSVPRPVAPSHNFAQRWAYADLNYLFGTLNIEHDFGKHVTVYGAFGALGSDEQGNYSSFTVTNAATGAGTVGSMYVPYQQNNESTRAGVRAHVDTGPIHHEINAGGSALWEETRTAYSMYSNSAAPLNSNLYNTPQFASPRQNLVGGNLKDPTRSNWTKLYSLYLSDTLTFWHDRIALTAGFRYQNILDNSYKYSTNGSLSAGYDKGAFTPVVGLVIHPTRQTAIYFNRIEGLAKGPQATGANVVNLGQIFAPYQSVQYELGAKYDIGRFSAGLAFYQISQPNSYTEAYGNTGSLIFRQDGLQRNRGMELTVNGEIIRGLRFNGGLTLIDADLRRTQNGTNNGHTAIGIPNYTINGNLEYDLPFLKGATVIGRVVNTGKQMVNVENTAHLPVWTRFDLAARYTFAAYGKPLTLRFGVDNLANTRFWSSAFNGYLLEGLPRTFKFSFTTDL, from the coding sequence ATGACCGTAAAAGCTGCGCCCCGCCTTCTCCTGCTGTTGTTGGCCTCGTGCAGTCTTGTCCCGATGAGTCTTGCTGCCGAGGCACAGGTGAGCACACCCGCGGCCAATGACCGTCCGGCTGAGGCGAAAAAGGGTGTTCAGGCAGACAAGACCGAAAACATTGTCATCCGCGCGGCACGTCGCAACCGGATGGAGGTGACAAGCGGAGGCCAGCTCGGGGCGCTCGGAACAAAGAAGGGGCTCGATGTTCCCTTCAACATCCGCAGCTATAATTCCAGCCTGATCCTCAACCAGCAGTCACAGACTTTGGGACAGGTTCTGGAGAACGACCCCTCGGTCCGGACAACCATGGGGTATGGCAACTTCTCCGAAATGTTCGTCATTCGCGGCTTTCCCGTCAATGGCGACGACATTTCGGTGGACGGACTTTACGGCGTTGTTCCCCGCCAGCTTGTCTCCCCCCAGCTCTACGATCAGGTTCAGGTGCTGAACGGCGCCAGCGCGTTTCTGAATGGCGCGGCCCCCAGTGGTTCATCCATTGGCGGCAATATCAACCTGATGTTCAAAAAAGCTGAAAACACTGACCTCAATCGAGTGACGGGCGATTACACCAGCAATGGACAGGGTGGCGGCGCTGTCGATTTCAGTCGGCGTTTCGGGCAGGACAAGGCTTTCGGATTCAGGCTGAATGCGGCAGGAATGGATGGTCAGACCTCCATAGACCACGAGCGGCGTCATGACGCGGTCGTTGGCGGCACGTTCGACTGGCATGACGACAAAACCCGCATTGATCTGAACATGGCCTATCAGAACCAGAACGTTCAGCAGGGACGTGGAGGGGTTCTGCTTGGCTCGGGGGTGACGTCCGTGCCGCGTCCGGTTGCGCCGTCCCACAATTTTGCCCAGCGCTGGGCCTATGCGGATCTGAATTACCTGTTCGGCACGCTGAATATCGAACATGATTTCGGCAAACATGTCACAGTCTACGGCGCTTTTGGTGCTCTGGGCAGCGATGAACAGGGAAATTACTCTTCCTTCACCGTGACCAATGCCGCGACAGGGGCTGGAACTGTTGGCAGCATGTATGTGCCTTATCAGCAGAATAACGAGAGTACGCGCGCCGGCGTCCGGGCTCATGTGGATACAGGGCCGATCCATCATGAAATCAACGCAGGCGGTTCCGCCCTGTGGGAAGAAACCCGCACCGCCTATTCGATGTATTCCAACAGCGCGGCTCCGCTAAACAGCAATCTTTACAATACGCCGCAGTTCGCCTCTCCGAGGCAGAACCTTGTGGGAGGCAATCTCAAGGACCCCACCCGTTCGAACTGGACAAAGCTGTACAGTCTTTACCTGTCTGACACCTTGACGTTCTGGCATGACCGGATCGCTCTGACCGCTGGATTCCGGTATCAGAACATTCTCGATAACAGCTACAAGTATTCCACCAACGGCTCTCTTTCAGCCGGATATGACAAGGGCGCGTTCACGCCTGTAGTCGGTCTTGTCATTCATCCGACACGCCAGACGGCAATCTACTTCAACCGGATCGAAGGCCTTGCCAAAGGACCACAGGCGACAGGCGCCAATGTCGTCAATCTGGGACAGATTTTTGCCCCCTACCAGAGCGTCCAGTACGAACTCGGCGCGAAATACGATATCGGACGCTTCAGCGCGGGGCTGGCTTTTTATCAGATCTCTCAGCCGAATTCCTATACCGAGGCTTATGGCAACACCGGCAGCCTGATCTTCCGTCAGGACGGACTGCAACGGAACCGGGGCATGGAACTGACCGTCAATGGCGAGATCATCAGAGGGCTCCGCTTCAACGGCGGCCTGACCCTGATCGACGCCGACCTGCGCCGCACGCAGAACGGCACCAACAACGGCCATACGGCCATCGGTATTCCAAACTATACGATCAACGGAAACCTCGAATACGATCTGCCCTTCCTGAAAGGCGCAACGGTTATCGGCCGCGTGGTCAATACAGGAAAGCAGATGGTCAATGTGGAGAACACCGCCCACCTGCCCGTCTGGACCCGTTTCGATCTGGCGGCCCGCTATACGTTCGCGGCGTATGGCAAGCCGCTGACGCTCCGGTTCGGCGTGGATAATCTCGCCAATACGCGCTTCTGGTCGTCCGCCTTCAACGGCTATCTGCTGGAAGGACTGCCGCGAACCTTCAAGTTCTCCTTCACCACGGACCTCTGA
- a CDS encoding FUSC family protein has protein sequence MKTSSLPRRISRFALQLAGGMMPPALTHWLGVRDISITPEQIGVREGLRAGVAVGSIMLLAWYLNIPIMAWSAFAAFWTCLVDPGGLIRLRLATLLKFGASGTLITGLLSVASGYGLAPVFIALGLCIFLCGLARQRGPVATQISVLAAIVAVVAVCYPQTPLGGAHLAGMFVGGSVWAALICILAWPVDPYVPQRQACAAIFREQANMISRLLLIAEQNVLGHDALYHEISSYRRDIRNRIEQARKRVEMLSADTLSSRAHGTLLRTVEAGDRIFVAAMGLEHAAFTAPLPPIARRTAGLIAATLRRAAREIATPEPRPECLARQIRFLRTAGPRDGDLFARCAHLCADALTDLQQAWQPAAEANQIAATPSLPKEHIWPTAIFVRHAARLSVAVLTAYAIALGLDLPYAYWAMMAVVVVIQPSVNVTLPRALERVAGSVAGGLLAAIMGVTLPIPVILLLIFPLAAVTIALRSVNYTLCVMFMTQLFVLVTDLVSTTHGWDVALSRAANNTIGSLVGLAACVLLWPEAKAPTLAEQIMAAVASNLRYATLAAREEKASWHEIEHARREAGTFSTRAEILYQQVRLEGLRRSDHLRTCGDILFMLRRLAGAANVWWLEYNDASLSLRTKERDALSTVGRAAPLVKKTGFSDADLRETLSLLTALKL, from the coding sequence ATGAAAACGAGTAGCCTCCCCCGACGCATCAGCCGCTTTGCCCTGCAACTGGCTGGCGGCATGATGCCTCCAGCCCTGACGCACTGGTTGGGCGTGCGCGACATCAGCATTACGCCGGAACAGATCGGTGTGCGCGAAGGTCTGCGCGCTGGCGTGGCGGTTGGCTCGATCATGCTGCTGGCCTGGTATCTGAACATCCCGATCATGGCCTGGTCGGCTTTCGCGGCGTTCTGGACGTGCCTTGTCGATCCGGGCGGCCTGATCCGCCTCAGGCTGGCGACCCTGCTGAAATTCGGTGCTTCGGGAACGCTGATTACGGGACTGCTTTCCGTCGCTTCCGGCTACGGACTGGCGCCGGTTTTCATCGCTCTGGGTCTCTGCATCTTCCTCTGCGGACTGGCGCGCCAGCGCGGTCCGGTCGCCACGCAGATCAGCGTTCTTGCCGCCATCGTCGCGGTGGTGGCGGTCTGCTATCCCCAGACACCGCTTGGAGGGGCGCATCTCGCGGGTATGTTCGTCGGTGGCTCCGTCTGGGCGGCCCTCATCTGCATCCTTGCATGGCCGGTCGATCCGTATGTTCCGCAAAGGCAGGCCTGCGCCGCGATTTTTCGCGAGCAGGCGAACATGATCAGCAGACTTCTGCTGATTGCCGAACAGAACGTCCTTGGCCACGATGCGCTCTATCATGAGATCAGCTCCTACAGGCGAGATATCCGAAACCGGATCGAACAGGCGCGCAAACGCGTGGAGATGCTTTCGGCGGATACGCTGAGCAGCCGCGCTCACGGGACACTCCTGCGCACGGTGGAAGCAGGCGACCGGATTTTCGTCGCGGCCATGGGTCTGGAACACGCAGCTTTCACGGCTCCCCTTCCTCCGATCGCACGCCGGACAGCCGGATTGATCGCCGCCACCCTGAGGCGCGCGGCACGAGAAATCGCCACTCCGGAACCGCGACCCGAGTGCCTTGCCCGACAGATCCGTTTCCTGCGCACCGCCGGTCCGCGTGACGGCGATCTGTTTGCCCGGTGCGCGCATCTGTGCGCCGACGCGCTCACCGATCTTCAGCAGGCATGGCAGCCCGCCGCAGAGGCAAACCAGATCGCCGCCACGCCGTCTCTGCCCAAGGAGCATATCTGGCCGACCGCCATTTTCGTGCGACACGCGGCGCGCCTCTCTGTCGCGGTGCTCACCGCCTACGCCATCGCCCTCGGGCTTGACCTGCCCTATGCCTACTGGGCGATGATGGCTGTTGTCGTGGTCATCCAGCCCAGTGTGAACGTGACCCTGCCCCGCGCACTGGAGCGCGTGGCGGGCAGCGTGGCAGGTGGTCTGCTTGCGGCCATCATGGGGGTGACATTGCCGATTCCCGTGATCCTGCTGCTGATTTTTCCTCTGGCGGCCGTGACGATCGCCCTGCGAAGCGTGAACTACACGCTCTGCGTCATGTTCATGACCCAGCTTTTCGTGCTCGTGACCGATCTCGTCAGCACGACGCACGGCTGGGACGTCGCGCTTTCAAGAGCGGCCAACAACACCATCGGCAGTCTGGTCGGTCTGGCCGCCTGCGTTCTGCTGTGGCCAGAGGCGAAAGCGCCCACGCTTGCTGAACAGATCATGGCGGCTGTCGCGTCCAATCTTCGCTATGCCACGCTGGCGGCGCGGGAAGAAAAAGCGTCATGGCACGAAATCGAACACGCCAGACGTGAGGCAGGGACTTTCTCCACCAGAGCGGAGATTCTGTATCAGCAGGTACGTCTGGAAGGATTACGGCGGTCTGACCACCTCAGAACCTGCGGCGATATCCTCTTCATGCTCAGGCGGCTTGCTGGCGCCGCCAATGTCTGGTGGCTGGAATATAACGACGCCAGTCTGTCATTGAGAACAAAGGAACGAGACGCCCTCTCCACCGTCGGGCGGGCAGCCCCACTGGTGAAGAAAACCGGCTTCAGTGACGCCGATCTGAGAGAGACCTTGTCCCTGCTGACAGCACTGAAGCTCTAA
- a CDS encoding MFS transporter: protein MPERNFTEAHSPQDARLNQIFSKVTLRLIPYIFVCYLFNYLDRVNVGFAKLSMLDSLHMSETAYGLGAGIFFLGYIACGIPSNLMLAKIGARRWLALIMIVWGWLSTSLMFVETTTGFYILRFLTGAAEAGFFPGMVLYLTQWFPAQRHGRALTLFMAAIPLSGVLGSPLSGLIMNWFSGNSHGFEAWQWLFLLEGLPTVLLGVGMFLFLRDSVKEVAWLDDTEKKLLSDTLFQDRQSRPKQVSASFSEVVRSPAIWKLGLLYFCIQSSVYAINFWLPSIIKSIGFHDLGVVGWISAIPYLGACFFMIVAGRSSDRRRERRWHLAVPLLMAAFGLACSAAFHDNAVISVAGLTIATAGALSGLPLFWPLSNGFLSAEGAAGGVALINSLGQLAGFLSPYFVGWIKDATGRTDMALYGLVVLALLGVAIVLSIPAKRVSR from the coding sequence ATGCCCGAGCGAAATTTTACTGAGGCGCATTCGCCTCAGGACGCCCGTCTCAATCAGATATTCAGCAAGGTCACGCTGCGGCTGATTCCCTATATTTTCGTCTGTTATCTCTTCAATTATCTCGACCGCGTGAATGTCGGCTTCGCCAAGCTGAGCATGCTGGACAGTCTCCATATGAGTGAGACGGCCTACGGTCTTGGGGCCGGGATTTTCTTCCTCGGCTACATTGCATGCGGCATTCCCAGCAATCTCATGCTGGCGAAAATAGGCGCCCGGCGCTGGCTGGCGCTGATCATGATTGTGTGGGGCTGGCTTTCAACCAGCCTGATGTTCGTTGAAACGACCACAGGGTTCTATATCCTGCGTTTTCTGACAGGCGCTGCGGAAGCCGGGTTCTTCCCCGGTATGGTGCTCTATCTCACACAGTGGTTTCCCGCACAGAGACACGGCAGGGCGCTCACTCTTTTCATGGCGGCGATCCCACTTTCCGGTGTGCTGGGAAGCCCGCTTTCCGGGCTCATCATGAACTGGTTCAGCGGCAACAGTCATGGATTTGAAGCATGGCAGTGGCTCTTTCTGCTGGAAGGACTGCCAACGGTTCTGCTCGGCGTGGGGATGTTTCTGTTCCTGCGTGATTCCGTGAAGGAAGTTGCATGGCTGGATGATACGGAAAAAAAACTGCTGTCGGACACGCTGTTTCAGGATCGGCAAAGCCGCCCCAAACAGGTCTCGGCCAGTTTTTCGGAAGTCGTGCGCAGCCCGGCCATATGGAAGCTCGGACTACTGTATTTCTGTATTCAGAGCAGTGTCTACGCGATCAATTTCTGGCTGCCGTCCATTATCAAAAGCATTGGTTTTCATGATCTCGGGGTCGTCGGATGGATAAGCGCCATTCCTTATCTGGGGGCCTGCTTTTTCATGATTGTCGCGGGTCGTTCCTCGGATCGACGGCGCGAACGGCGCTGGCATCTTGCGGTGCCGCTTCTCATGGCGGCGTTCGGGCTCGCCTGTTCGGCGGCCTTTCACGATAACGCAGTGATCTCGGTTGCTGGTCTGACCATCGCCACGGCGGGAGCGCTGAGCGGTCTGCCGCTTTTCTGGCCTCTGAGTAACGGTTTTCTGAGCGCTGAGGGCGCCGCCGGTGGCGTAGCGCTGATCAACTCGCTGGGGCAGTTGGCTGGTTTCCTCAGCCCGTATTTCGTGGGCTGGATCAAGGACGCCACTGGCAGAACCGACATGGCCCTTTATGGTCTGGTTGTGCTGGCCCTGCTCGGCGTGGCGATCGTTCTGAGCATTCCGGCGAAGCGTGTCAGTCGCTGA
- a CDS encoding SGNH/GDSL hydrolase family protein, which translates to MTGNSRFVRRLAGCVPVLISLVCGTTDLRAKPASFSHVYVFGDSYSDNGSALTVSEEAVKAKIPDAIMLPSAPESGLYWQGRWSNGPTAVELLARKIGAGLSDYAVGGARCGSGNYYSWLDGWRDTGLRGQVLGFLSRHEVLDPKALYVVGASANDLFQKIDFAKPVSIPDAASQCAADVRDTIALLQTSGARHFLVFGVYALDLVPAVAGTPAAVSQAREFEDSFDSKIQEMLSTMTKTSETTLAWFSWRRTTEELIQSGKASGLTNVEAPCQVTQPKPRKACNDPDAHLWWDEYHPTRHAHALIAARMADVLQHPD; encoded by the coding sequence ATGACTGGTAACAGCCGTTTTGTCCGCCGTCTGGCCGGATGCGTTCCTGTCCTCATCAGTCTTGTCTGTGGAACGACAGACCTCCGGGCAAAGCCTGCTTCCTTCAGCCATGTCTATGTTTTTGGTGACAGTTACAGCGATAACGGCTCAGCCCTGACAGTCTCGGAGGAAGCCGTGAAGGCGAAAATCCCGGACGCCATCATGCTGCCCTCCGCGCCGGAAAGCGGCCTGTACTGGCAGGGGAGATGGAGTAACGGCCCGACAGCCGTCGAACTGCTGGCCAGAAAGATTGGCGCGGGACTGAGCGATTATGCTGTCGGTGGCGCACGGTGCGGGAGCGGCAACTATTACAGTTGGCTCGATGGCTGGCGTGACACCGGCCTACGGGGACAGGTGCTCGGTTTTCTTTCACGGCATGAGGTTCTGGACCCAAAGGCGCTGTATGTTGTCGGCGCATCGGCGAACGATCTGTTTCAGAAAATCGATTTTGCAAAACCGGTATCCATTCCCGATGCCGCCAGCCAGTGCGCTGCGGATGTCCGGGATACGATTGCCCTTCTCCAGACCAGCGGCGCCCGCCATTTTCTTGTATTCGGTGTCTATGCTCTTGATCTCGTGCCGGCTGTGGCGGGTACGCCGGCGGCTGTCAGTCAGGCGCGGGAGTTTGAAGACTCGTTTGACAGCAAAATACAGGAGATGCTGTCCACTATGACCAAGACATCGGAGACCACGCTGGCATGGTTTTCCTGGCGCAGAACGACGGAAGAGTTGATCCAGTCCGGAAAGGCTTCGGGTCTGACCAATGTTGAAGCACCCTGTCAGGTCACCCAGCCGAAGCCCCGGAAAGCCTGCAATGACCCGGACGCTCATCTCTGGTGGGATGAATATCATCCGACACGCCACGCTCACGCCCTGATAGCCGCACGAATGGCTGACGTGCTGCAACACCCTGACTGA
- a CDS encoding LL-diaminopimelate aminotransferase — MTEEFHRIRRLPPYVFAEVNKAKAAARARGEDIIDLGMGNPDSPTPPHIVKKLVETVADPRSHGYSVSRGIPGLRKALAGYYDRRFNVKLNPDTEVIATLGSKEGLANLASAITSPGDTILVPNPSYPIHQFGFIIAGASVRSIPAYPDDEMLRALERAVRHSVPKPTALIVNFPSNPTAYLADLDFYKEIVKFCRREEIFILSDLAYAEIYFGDLVPPSILAVEGAKDIAVEFTSLSKTYSMAGWRMGFAAGNPRLIEALARIKSYLDYGAFTPIQVAAVAALSGPQDCVAEIRQLYKDRRDVLLRGLHAAGWDVPKPEGSMFAWAPIPEKFRDMGSVAFSKLLLQEAGVAVAPGLGFGEHGEGFVRIGLVENTQRLRQATRAIKGFLNANGINGPAQQAPQQKQSTLEDTAS; from the coding sequence ATGACCGAAGAGTTCCATCGCATCCGTCGCCTTCCTCCCTACGTTTTCGCGGAGGTCAACAAAGCCAAGGCCGCGGCCCGAGCGCGGGGCGAGGATATCATCGACCTCGGCATGGGAAATCCGGACAGCCCGACTCCCCCGCACATCGTGAAGAAGCTCGTGGAGACCGTCGCGGACCCGCGCAGCCACGGCTATTCGGTCAGCCGCGGCATTCCCGGCCTGCGCAAGGCTCTTGCCGGTTATTATGACCGCCGCTTCAACGTGAAGCTCAATCCGGACACGGAAGTCATCGCCACACTGGGCTCCAAGGAAGGGCTGGCCAATCTGGCGTCAGCCATCACCAGCCCGGGCGACACCATTCTGGTGCCCAACCCGTCCTATCCGATCCATCAGTTCGGCTTCATTATCGCGGGCGCGTCCGTGCGCTCGATTCCGGCCTATCCTGATGACGAGATGCTGCGCGCTCTGGAGCGGGCCGTCCGTCATTCGGTGCCGAAGCCGACCGCTCTGATCGTCAACTTTCCGTCCAACCCGACGGCGTATCTGGCCGATCTCGATTTCTACAAGGAAATCGTCAAGTTCTGCCGCCGCGAGGAAATTTTCATCCTGTCGGATCTGGCCTATGCCGAGATCTATTTCGGTGATCTCGTGCCGCCCTCCATTCTGGCGGTCGAAGGCGCGAAGGATATCGCTGTCGAGTTCACCTCGCTGTCGAAGACCTATTCGATGGCGGGCTGGCGCATGGGCTTTGCCGCAGGCAACCCGCGTCTGATCGAAGCGCTGGCGCGGATCAAGTCCTACCTCGATTACGGGGCGTTCACGCCGATTCAGGTCGCCGCCGTCGCAGCTCTCAGCGGTCCGCAGGACTGCGTGGCGGAAATCCGGCAGCTCTACAAGGACCGCCGTGACGTGCTGCTGCGCGGCCTGCACGCGGCAGGATGGGATGTTCCAAAGCCGGAAGGCTCCATGTTCGCGTGGGCGCCCATCCCGGAAAAGTTCCGCGACATGGGCAGCGTGGCGTTCTCCAAACTGCTCCTGCAGGAAGCGGGCGTGGCCGTCGCGCCGGGTCTCGGTTTCGGTGAACACGGCGAAGGGTTCGTGCGTATTGGGCTGGTGGAGAACACCCAGCGTCTGCGTCAGGCAACCCGCGCCATCAAGGGCTTCCTGAACGCCAACGGCATTAACGGGCCAGCGCAGCAGGCCCCCCAACAGAAACAGTCTACGCTGGAGGATACCGCGTCGTGA
- a CDS encoding homoserine dehydrogenase, with the protein MSSSKGDVASKTPLRLGVAGLGTVGAGLAILLRDNADIITTRAGRPIEITAVAARDRTRDRGIDLSALTWHSDAVDLASDPNVDVVVELIGGSEGTARALVEAALKAGKPVVTANKALLAVHGDSLARLSAANNAPLLFEAAVAGGIPAIKTVREGLVADRLLSIGGILNGTCNYILTAMRETGRDFSDVLAEAQALGYAEADPSTDVDGIDAAHKLTILASLAFGHPVEFDSVHVEGIRSIGALDLSFARTLGYRIKLLGLARQSDRGVEARVAPCLVPEGAPIAQVDGVFNAVIAEGTFVGRLMVEGRGAGAGPTASAVAADIIDIARGNTVPVWGMDVATLQATRSRPASEWHGAFYLRLSVADRAGVIADITAILRDCGVSLSSMIQHPSVKQAENVPLVLVTHPTAESAMQAARERIAALDVVSAEPVLIRIENF; encoded by the coding sequence GTGAGTTCGTCTAAAGGAGACGTCGCTTCCAAAACCCCGCTGCGCCTTGGCGTCGCGGGTCTCGGCACCGTGGGTGCCGGTCTTGCCATTCTCCTGCGTGACAACGCGGATATCATTACGACACGGGCTGGTCGTCCCATCGAAATTACGGCTGTCGCCGCCCGCGACAGAACACGCGATCGCGGTATCGATCTGAGCGCCCTCACGTGGCACAGCGACGCCGTCGATCTGGCGTCTGATCCGAATGTCGATGTGGTTGTCGAACTGATCGGCGGCTCGGAAGGCACCGCGCGCGCTCTGGTCGAGGCCGCCCTGAAAGCTGGCAAACCCGTAGTGACGGCGAACAAGGCGCTGCTGGCCGTGCATGGCGACAGCCTCGCCCGTCTGAGCGCCGCCAACAACGCGCCGCTGCTGTTTGAAGCTGCTGTCGCGGGCGGCATCCCCGCCATCAAGACGGTGCGCGAAGGTCTGGTGGCGGACCGCCTGCTCTCCATCGGCGGTATTCTGAACGGCACCTGCAACTACATCCTGACCGCGATGCGTGAGACCGGTCGCGACTTCAGCGACGTGCTCGCCGAGGCGCAGGCACTGGGCTACGCGGAAGCCGATCCTTCCACGGACGTTGACGGCATCGACGCCGCCCACAAGCTGACGATCCTCGCATCTCTCGCCTTCGGCCATCCCGTCGAGTTCGACAGCGTGCATGTCGAGGGTATCCGCAGTATTGGCGCGCTCGACCTGAGTTTCGCACGCACGCTTGGCTATCGCATCAAGCTGCTTGGTCTGGCCCGCCAGTCGGATCGCGGCGTGGAAGCCCGTGTTGCTCCCTGCCTCGTCCCGGAGGGAGCACCGATTGCTCAGGTCGACGGCGTGTTCAACGCCGTGATCGCCGAGGGCACCTTCGTCGGTCGCCTGATGGTCGAAGGTCGTGGAGCCGGGGCGGGCCCAACAGCCAGCGCGGTTGCTGCCGACATCATCGATATCGCCCGTGGCAATACCGTGCCTGTCTGGGGCATGGATGTGGCCACGTTGCAGGCCACTAGAAGCCGTCCGGCTTCGGAATGGCATGGAGCGTTCTATCTGCGCCTCAGCGTGGCTGACCGTGCAGGCGTCATCGCCGACATCACAGCCATTCTGCGTGACTGTGGCGTCTCGCTCAGCAGCATGATCCAGCATCCATCAGTGAAGCAGGCCGAGAATGTGCCGCTGGTGCTGGTGACGCATCCGACCGCGGAAAGCGCAATGCAGGCTGCCCGTGAGCGCATCGCCGCGCTGGATGTGGTGTCGGCAGAGCCCGTGCTCATTCGCATAGAGAACTTCTGA